DNA sequence from the Parasphaerochaeta coccoides DSM 17374 genome:
TAGTTCTGGATATAGAAGGCTATTTCCTTTTTGGTCAAGGTAGGGGAATCTTCATGTTCTATATAGCTGTCCGTTCTCATCCTGCCATCGGTCACCGGATAGAGCAGCATCTGTCCGGCTATATGAGGCCCCTTGCGATCCCGTGCAAGGCGGCTGACCACCGTGGCAAGGTTGCCTCCCGCGCTATCTCCCGCCAAGAAAATCCTGTCAGGGTCTGCTTTCCAATAACGCGCTCCTTGGGCTGCCCATTCCAATGCCGCATAGCAGTCTTCAACGGCGGTGGGGAACTTGTGGCGTGGAGCCAGACGATAATCGACCGATAGGATGATGGAGTGTGTCTCACTGGCAAGCCTGGAACACAGGATGTTGTACAGTTCCATGTTCCCAATCATCCATCCGCCTCCATGGTAGAAGACAATGAGGGGAATCACGCCTATCACATCATTCTTGTCGTGGCGAGGCTCGAAATAATAAGCGGTCACGGCTCCGTCCTTCACGGGAATGATGAAAGTCTTGGTGTCCACGTATTTCATTGGTCGGCTGAGCAGGCGGCGGGTCATCCAGTTCTTGGGGATGGAACGGTTATTCAGTTCGGCAATCTGTTCTTCGGTGAGTGTGGTGACATCATGAGCGGAAAGTCTGCGGGCCAAGGATAAAATTCTTTGCATGTGTCGCGAGAGAATGTAGTCAGCCATAATCTTCATAATACTTTATCATTGTGTGGAGAGCAACATGAGGATATGGCACTGTTTATATGCGTACAATTTTATCCAAAAGTAGGTGACGTGGTTTGACCTTTTAAGGAAACATGGGAGGATGTGGAGATCATGCGTATTCACATTGATTGGGTGTGGGCGCAGGGCAGGTAATTTCATCACCATTGACCGGAGAGGGGAGCATCAGTCGTTGACACGTTGGTTCATAGTGTGACTTACGGGGTCAATTCCGTCCAGGAGGATTCTTCTTCATGAACGCATGGTCTCCCGCCAGTTCCGTTAGAATGTCCTTCAACGGACGGACAATGGAATGTTTCGTGGTTATGGCAAAGATGATGTCATGCTCTCGTCCGAAAGCCTTCTTCACGATATCGACAATCATGAAAGTTTCTTCACGGCTGAAACCATTGATGATCAAGGCTTTCTGCTCCATCGGGTCAATGGGTTTCATGAGGTCGGCTGATTCTTCCTTAGGGGAAATTTTTTCGTTTTCTTCCATATTCTGACCATATCGCAAAGGCAGAAGCCGGGCAAGCTGATGTTCCCTGGATATACCGCCAGCGAATATCAACCCAGCAGCAACATCAGCACAACGGTACAATGCATACAGCTCCGGGAGAGCTTATCCGTACCGGTTCGCCCTCCATGAACAGGCCGTCCTGCGTGAGCCTCCATGCCGTGATGTCATGTGATTTCTGATGCGCGGCAAGCAACAAGAGATTCCTGTCATCGACAGAAAAAGAACGCGGCCATGCCCCTCCCGACTCATGACGCTGGAGAAGTCGCGCACACCCGGAGGATGCGTCGACATCATAGATAAGAATTTCATCCGCGCCACGGAGAGAAACATAGAGTCTTCTTCCGCCGAAAGCCAGGAAAATACCGGCGGCATACGTTTCACCCGAAGCATCAGGACATTCAGGGCATAATTCACGGGTATCGATGAGATGAAGCGAGTCCTTTTCCCTGATGAACGTGAACAATTGGTTGGACAGTTCGCTGACAAGATAGAGAAAACGCCCGTCTTGACTCACCGCAAGGTGACGGGGACCCGTTCCCGGAGGAAGCCGGAAGACTTCCGGGGAAGCCCATGTCTTTACATTGTACCGATACAGACAATCAGTACCCAGGTCAGCCACATAGAGGCCGCCGCCACGGGGATCCGGCAAGGCGCAATGAGGATGGGGAGAAGCCTGTCTCTCCGAATCCTGACCGCTGCCCTCATGGACAATGGTATGAAGGACACTGACAGGCATGCCTTTTTCATCCAGCCCGATGCCCGTGACCGTACCTGCCAGATACTGGCAACACCACAGCTCATCATGATCGGGAGAAAGCGAGACATGACAGGCGCATCCCCCCTGATGTGTGAACACGACATCCTGTTCCAGATGCAGGGATGTGGAAACATGGAACGCGGACACGGAACCCATGAGCGGAGGCGTGAAAATTTCATTGACCGCATAGACAATGTTTTTCTTCCTGTCCACGGCGATATATGAAGGATTCACGGATTCCTGGGAAGCTCCATGCCATGAGAGGGCAGGCATGCCATCCTTTATGGAAACCTTCAGGACATGCAGACTACCCAGGCTGTCGCCTGTGCCATATCCTCCCGCCAAAAAGAACGCGTCAACCGGTTCTTGAGTTTCTGGAGAAGAAAGTCCTCCGTGATGCCGCAGCCGTTCATGACGGGGAACAGGCGCAGGTTGTACATTCCCTTCGCTGATGTACCCAATAGGCTGCTGGTAATGGCTCCGGTAGACCGAAGGGGACAGCCCGGTATGACTTTTGAACTGCTTGCTGAAATGAAACTCGCTTGAATAACTCAAGTGAGCGGCGATTTCCTTGATTGATTTATCGGTCGATGTCAGCAGCGCACTGGCCGCTTCAACCTTGAGACGCATGAAATGTTTCATAGGCGCTTGGTGCATCCTTTTTTTGAACAGACGTATGAAATAGGAATCGCTGAGCCTGAGATCTCCACAGATATCGCCAAGGGAGATGGAATCCCTGACATGTCTTTGCATGAACCGCAGGGCCCTTTCAATGAGATGGTCGTCCCGGGAACCCGTGATGGCCTCCGGCGTCCCGGCAATCTGGTAGAGAAGTGAAAAGAGCTGGTGGCATGCTTCCTGACGGCGCAGGGCGGAAGAAGACAAGCCTTTCTCCCGGATTTCTTCAAAGAAAAAACGATGGTTCGTCCCCAGCATGTGGGGAGAAGACGCAAAGAGGCTGTCAAGCACATCACATAGTTTTTCTTCTTCCTTGCCTATGGTCAGGAGTACGGCGTAATATGTTACAGGATCCTTTTCCTCAGCTTGGATGCTGTGGACGACCTGGGGCGGAGAGACGAAGAAAGAGCCGGATTTCAGGGTGAAACGGGTATTGCCATTGGTGAAGCTGCCGCTGCCGTCAAGGAAATAATGTATTTCGTATTGCCCTGTGCCATGGCCATGGACACGTCCATGCCAGCGCAACTCCTTTTTTTCCTTCATCTGATATACGAATACAGCGTCCATGATATCCATAGGTCAATTATATATATGTCTTGGCAATTCTGTCTATTTCTTCATAAGACGAGGGAAATGATACTGAAAGTAATCTGCGGGAGGACATTCCATGGCAATTATCGTTGGTATTGACGTAGGAACCCAGAGTACGAAGACCTTGTGGTACGACACCACGTCCCGCAAGACACTCGCGCTGACCCAGAAAGCGTATGGCCTGACCGAGAGGCCGGACGGGACACGGGAACAGGATGCCTCATGGTGGATTGAGGCTATCATAGCCTGTTTTTCCCAAGTGGATCCTGCCATACGGGAACAGGTAGAAGCCATAGGAGTCTCCGGCCAGCAGCACGGATTTGTCCCGGTCGATGCCGCGGGGGAGGTAATCCGTCCGGTGAAGCTGTGGAACGACACATCCACGGCGGCGGAGTGTGGTGAATTGAATCATGCCCTTGGCGGGATGGATGATCTGCTTTCCCGTGAGGGCAATCCGATTCTGCCTGGATATACCGCGTCCAAGATACTCTGGCTGAAAAAACACGAGCAGCAGTCCTATGACAGGCTGGACATGATTTTGCTTCCCCATGATTACGTGAACTTTTTCCTGACAGGCGAATACTCCATGGAATACGGAGACGCATCAGGCACAGCTTTAATGGACATTCGCAGCCGTACATGGTCGGAGCGAATACTTGCAGCCGTGGATTCGGAACGTGACCTTAGAAAAATGTTGCCGCCTTTGAGGGAGGCATCCGAGCCAGCAGGACATGTCTGTTCCCGCGCCGCCGGACTCTTGGGAATACCCCGTGGCGTCCTGGTGTCTTCCGGAGGCGGGGACAACATGATGGGTGCCATTGGCACGGGTACTGTCGCGGACGGCCCCCTGACCATGAGTCTGGGAACATCGGGTACTGTGTTCGGATGTTATTCCCATCCGGTCATCGACTCCAAAGGACGGCTTGCGGCGTTCTGTTCTTCGAGCGGAGCATGGCTGCCCCTGCTGTGTACCATGAACTGCACTGTCGCCACGGAACGGGTTCGCGAGCTCTTTGGCAAGGATGTGAAGTCCTTCGATGCCCTTGCCATGGAAGCCCCTGTGGGAAGCGGCGGCCTTGTGATGCTTCCTTATTTCAACGGAGAACGCACGCCAAACTATCCTCATGGCAAAGGATGCCTGATGGGGTTCACTTCGGAAAACATGACGGAAGCCCATATCAGCAGGGCGGCGATGGAGTCTGCGGTATTCGGTTTGAAATATGGCTTGGATGCGTTCAAGGAGCTGGGGTTCCCTATCACCGAGATACGGCTGATTGGCGGAGGGGCTAAGTCGGGGCCATGGCGACACATGGTTGCTGATGTGTGCGACGTGCCTGTCGTCGTGCCCCAGGTAACCGAAGCCGCGGCTTTCGGCGCAGTCCTCCAGGCATACTGGGCGTGGGGGACGGAGAAGGGCGAGCCAGAAGAACTGACCGATATCATCACGGAACACGTGGTGCTGGATGGGAATTCCGCCTGTATGCCCAATGCTTCCGTCGTGCCTTTGTATCAGGAAGCGTATGTACGCTACCTTTCCTATGTAGGGAACGTAGCGCCATTGTTCTCATAAAGGTTCAAGAGTGTTCATGCATGAAACGGTTTCCCCGAAGCAAGGATGCATGGGGAACAAGAGGAGAGAAAATATGTCAGCACAGTATTTCACCGGTGACCAAGAGTTCTTCACAGGCATCGGAGCCATCCGGTTCGAGGGTCCGCGGTCGGACAATCCCCTTGCCTTCAAGTTCTATGATCCCGCCAAGAAGATTGCCGGGAAGACTATGAAGGAACACCTGCGTTTTGCCATCGCTTACTGGCACAGCTTCTGCGCCGACGGCGCGGATCCCTTTGGACGGGCATCCCATGATTTCCCGTGGAACCATGCGAATCCCATGACCGCCGCGCATTTGAAGGCTCAGGCGGCTTTCGAGTTCTTTACCAAGATTGGCGCTCCCTATTACTGTTTCCATGATGCCGATGTCGCTCCGGAAGGAGATAACGTGGATGAGTACCAGAAGAATTACTGGGAGATTGCCCGTATTTTCCGTACCCTCCAGGACAAGACCGGGGTGAAGCTGCTGTGGAACACGGCAAACCTGTTCTCCCATCCCCGCTACATGAACGGAGCCGCGACCAATCCTGACTTCAATGTCGTTGCCCGTGCCGCTCTCCAGATACAGACCTGCCTTGACGTGAATGTCTTTCTTGGAGGCGAAGGGTATACGTTTTGGGGCGGGCGCGAGGGATACATGAGCTTGTGGAATACCGACATGAAAAGGGAAGCCGCGCACATGGGGACTTTCCTCCGCATGGCCAGGGATTACGGACGCAGGATTGGGTTCTCCGGTGCGTATTACATTGAACCCAAGCCGATGGAGCCATCGAAACACCAGTATGACTATGATGCCGCGACATCAATCGGGTTCATCAAGGAACAGGGGCTGGAGAAGGATTTCAGGCTGAATATTGAGAACAACCATGCCACTTTGGCAGGTCATACCTTCGCCCATGAGCTTCAGGTAGCCTCTGATGCCGGGCTTCTGGGAAGCGTGGACGCCAACCAGGGTGATGCCCAGAACGGATGGGATACCGACGAGTTCCCCTGTGATGTGTACCAGACGGTCGAGGCGATGATGGTCATTCTGCGCTCCGGCGGTTTCACTACAGGCGGGCTGAACTTTGATGCCAAGCGTCGCCGCAACTCAACGGACATGGAAGACTTGTTTATTGCCCACATTTTAGGATTTGATACCTTTGCGCTCGGCCTGACGCTGGCGGACAGGATTATCTCTGATGGCGTGGTTG
Encoded proteins:
- the xylA gene encoding xylose isomerase produces the protein MSAQYFTGDQEFFTGIGAIRFEGPRSDNPLAFKFYDPAKKIAGKTMKEHLRFAIAYWHSFCADGADPFGRASHDFPWNHANPMTAAHLKAQAAFEFFTKIGAPYYCFHDADVAPEGDNVDEYQKNYWEIARIFRTLQDKTGVKLLWNTANLFSHPRYMNGAATNPDFNVVARAALQIQTCLDVNVFLGGEGYTFWGGREGYMSLWNTDMKREAAHMGTFLRMARDYGRRIGFSGAYYIEPKPMEPSKHQYDYDAATSIGFIKEQGLEKDFRLNIENNHATLAGHTFAHELQVASDAGLLGSVDANQGDAQNGWDTDEFPCDVYQTVEAMMVILRSGGFTTGGLNFDAKRRRNSTDMEDLFIAHILGFDTFALGLTLADRIISDGVVDDLLAKRYSSFDSGSGADFEKGKLTLEQLAGIGKTAPQTKTSGKQEYIQSLVNQYLFG
- a CDS encoding alpha/beta hydrolase — its product is MKIMADYILSRHMQRILSLARRLSAHDVTTLTEEQIAELNNRSIPKNWMTRRLLSRPMKYVDTKTFIIPVKDGAVTAYYFEPRHDKNDVIGVIPLIVFYHGGGWMIGNMELYNILCSRLASETHSIILSVDYRLAPRHKFPTAVEDCYAALEWAAQGARYWKADPDRIFLAGDSAGGNLATVVSRLARDRKGPHIAGQMLLYPVTDGRMRTDSYIEHEDSPTLTKKEIAFYIQNYQKEPKDILNPDFSPLLSTDLSRLPPALIIGAEYDPLKDDGRLYAQALEAADSPARYLEVKQTVHGFIIYPSATGSLETESAMKQFIDGRTLESISLTTQKELKRQAREELKQARRTNKNLIEASIGER
- a CDS encoding DUF3783 domain-containing protein, with product MYRCADVAAGLIFAGGISREHQLARLLPLRYGQNMEENEKISPKEESADLMKPIDPMEQKALIINGFSREETFMIVDIVKKAFGREHDIIFAITTKHSIVRPLKDILTELAGDHAFMKKNPPGRN
- the xylB gene encoding xylulokinase; this translates as MAIIVGIDVGTQSTKTLWYDTTSRKTLALTQKAYGLTERPDGTREQDASWWIEAIIACFSQVDPAIREQVEAIGVSGQQHGFVPVDAAGEVIRPVKLWNDTSTAAECGELNHALGGMDDLLSREGNPILPGYTASKILWLKKHEQQSYDRLDMILLPHDYVNFFLTGEYSMEYGDASGTALMDIRSRTWSERILAAVDSERDLRKMLPPLREASEPAGHVCSRAAGLLGIPRGVLVSSGGGDNMMGAIGTGTVADGPLTMSLGTSGTVFGCYSHPVIDSKGRLAAFCSSSGAWLPLLCTMNCTVATERVRELFGKDVKSFDALAMEAPVGSGGLVMLPYFNGERTPNYPHGKGCLMGFTSENMTEAHISRAAMESAVFGLKYGLDAFKELGFPITEIRLIGGGAKSGPWRHMVADVCDVPVVVPQVTEAAAFGAVLQAYWAWGTEKGEPEELTDIITEHVVLDGNSACMPNASVVPLYQEAYVRYLSYVGNVAPLFS
- a CDS encoding beta-propeller fold lactonase family protein, whose protein sequence is MKEKKELRWHGRVHGHGTGQYEIHYFLDGSGSFTNGNTRFTLKSGSFFVSPPQVVHSIQAEEKDPVTYYAVLLTIGKEEEKLCDVLDSLFASSPHMLGTNHRFFFEEIREKGLSSSALRRQEACHQLFSLLYQIAGTPEAITGSRDDHLIERALRFMQRHVRDSISLGDICGDLRLSDSYFIRLFKKRMHQAPMKHFMRLKVEAASALLTSTDKSIKEIAAHLSYSSEFHFSKQFKSHTGLSPSVYRSHYQQPIGYISEGNVQPAPVPRHERLRHHGGLSSPETQEPVDAFFLAGGYGTGDSLGSLHVLKVSIKDGMPALSWHGASQESVNPSYIAVDRKKNIVYAVNEIFTPPLMGSVSAFHVSTSLHLEQDVVFTHQGGCACHVSLSPDHDELWCCQYLAGTVTGIGLDEKGMPVSVLHTIVHEGSGQDSERQASPHPHCALPDPRGGGLYVADLGTDCLYRYNVKTWASPEVFRLPPGTGPRHLAVSQDGRFLYLVSELSNQLFTFIREKDSLHLIDTRELCPECPDASGETYAAGIFLAFGGRRLYVSLRGADEILIYDVDASSGCARLLQRHESGGAWPRSFSVDDRNLLLLAAHQKSHDITAWRLTQDGLFMEGEPVRISSPGAVCIVPLC